The segment CTGGGACAAGAGCGGCGGCGGCGTGTCCATGCAGGAGCACTTTGTCACTGTGACACCGGTCTAGATGGCTTGGGAATCCAGGTACGGCGCGGGATTTTCGATTTTTTCCCCGCGCCGTGCTATCGGCGTGGGAGTCACGAAAATTTTGAAAACCCGTTGACCAAATGTAGTTATGTTGGTAAAAACCAAACGCATATGGATGCCACACCCCCGACCAGAGAAGAACTGTGTCCCTTCCCCCTGCGCCAGTCCATCGGGTTTCTTCTGGTGCGCACGGCGCTTCGGCTGCGCCTGCTCGGCAACACCATCCTGCAGGAGGCCGGGGAAGACCTCACGGTGGACCAATGGGGCATCCTGAATCTGCTTTGGGAATCCGACGGCCAGACGCCGGTGGAACTGGCCCGTCGCGCCGACAAGGACAAGCCCAACGTCACCCGGTTGCTGCAAATCCTGGAAGACAAGGGATATGTCGCGCGCCAGCCCGATCCCAAAGACCGGCGCAGCCACAGAATCCTTTTGACCGAGGCCGGCCGGGCCATCAAGGACCGGCTGCTCGAACTGGGCTCCACCTGCCACGAGCGCGCCTGCGCGGGGCTCTCCGCGCAGGAAGTGGCCACGCTCAAGGATCTGCTCAACCGCGTCTATCGCAACGTTTTCTGATTTTCTTCTTCCAGTGCCGCATCGCGGCCCGAGGTTACCATGGCACAACTGCATGAAAAAGCGGTCGAGGACAGCTCGATCGGTCCGTATAGCTTTGAGCAATTTTTGGAAGTCGCCGCCGCCTTTCACGGCAATCCCGCGCCGGGACTCATTATAGGCGGCTTCATGGTGGACGCGGCCAGGGCCTTTCTGCCCGAGGGCATCCTTTTCGACGCCGTGGTCGAGACGAAAAAGTGCCTGCCCGACGCGGTCCAGATCCTCACGCCGCCAAGCTTCGGCAACGGCTGGATGCGGGTGCTGAACCTCGGCCGCTACGCTTTGTCCCTCTACGACAAGTTCACGGGCGAAGGCTATCGCGTCTGGCTCGATCCCGGGCATTTGCGGGCCTGGCCGGAAATTCATTCCTGGTACCTCAAGACCAAGCCGAAAAAGGAACAGGACCGGCAGCGTCTTTTCGCCGAGATCAAGGCCGGCGGCCGTTCGCTTTGCCGGGTGGCCAAGGTGCGGGTGCGGCCGAATTTCGTGGCCAAGCCCCACATGGGGGCCATCGGCGTGTGCCCGGTTTGCGGCGAGGGCTATCCCGCCGCCGACGGGGCCATCTGCCGGGGCTGCGCCGGCGAGGCGCCCTATGTCCGGGAAAACGAGTCGCCGAGGCTTCGGGCCATGCCGGTCGGCGAGGCGGCCGGCCGCCGGGCGCTTCACGACATGACCCGCATCGTGCCCGGCCGCTCCAAGAGCGTGGAATTTTCCGCCGGGGCCGCCATCACCGCCGGCGACGTCTGCCGGCTTCAGACCATGGGCAAGAACCGGGTCTACGTGGAGGATCTCTCCGAGCCGGACGGCGAATTCATCCATGAAAACGAAGCCGCCCTGGCCTTTGCCGAGGCCATGGCCGGTCCGGGCATCGTGACTTCCGGGCCGCCGCGCGAGGGCAAGGTGGAACTGCTCGCCGAGGCCGACGGCCTGCTCACCCTGGACAAGGAGCGTCTGGTCGCCTTCAACCTCATCGAGGGCGTCATGTGCGCCAGCCGGCAGGCCAATCTGGTGGTGGAGGCGGACAAGGCCGTGGCCGGTTGCCGGGCCATTCCGCTGTACCTGCCGCGCCGGGTTTTTTCCGCCGCCATGCATGTGCTCGAGGCCGGGCCGCTTTTCGTGGTGCGGCCGATTCGAAAGGCCAAGGTGGGCGTGCTGGTCACGGGCACGGAGGTCTTTTCGGGGATTATCGAGGACAAGTTCGAGCCTGTGGTGCGGGCCAAGGTCGAGGCGCTCAAGGGGACGGTCGTGGCCGCCGAGAAGGTCCCGGACGACCGCGCGGCCGTGGCCGAGGGCGTGGGGAAGCTGCTTGCCGCCGGGGCCGACCTGATCGTCACCACGGCCGGGCTTTCCGTCGATCCCGACGATGTGACGCGGCTCGGCCTCGACGACGCCGGGCTTGCCGACGCCGTGCACGGCATGCCGGTTTTGCCCGGGGCCATGGCGCTGGTGGGGCGCATCGGCGACGCCGACGTCATCGGCGTGCCGGCCTGCGCGCTTTTTCACCGCACCACCAGCTTCGATCTGCTGCTGCCCCGGGTATTGGCCGGCCTGCGGCCGACCCGCCGCGATCTGGCCGTCATGGCCGAAGGGGCCATGTGCCTGTCCTGCCGGGCCTGCACCTATCCCAAGTGTCCGTTCGGCAAATAGCCGCCTCTTGACCGTGCGGGTTCGCCGTCCTATGGGAGGATGGCGAATCCGCCGGAGGCGCGATGTTACGATT is part of the Solidesulfovibrio fructosivorans JJ] genome and harbors:
- a CDS encoding MarR family winged helix-turn-helix transcriptional regulator, which codes for MDATPPTREELCPFPLRQSIGFLLVRTALRLRLLGNTILQEAGEDLTVDQWGILNLLWESDGQTPVELARRADKDKPNVTRLLQILEDKGYVARQPDPKDRRSHRILLTEAGRAIKDRLLELGSTCHERACAGLSAQEVATLKDLLNRVYRNVF
- a CDS encoding FmdE family protein is translated as MAQLHEKAVEDSSIGPYSFEQFLEVAAAFHGNPAPGLIIGGFMVDAARAFLPEGILFDAVVETKKCLPDAVQILTPPSFGNGWMRVLNLGRYALSLYDKFTGEGYRVWLDPGHLRAWPEIHSWYLKTKPKKEQDRQRLFAEIKAGGRSLCRVAKVRVRPNFVAKPHMGAIGVCPVCGEGYPAADGAICRGCAGEAPYVRENESPRLRAMPVGEAAGRRALHDMTRIVPGRSKSVEFSAGAAITAGDVCRLQTMGKNRVYVEDLSEPDGEFIHENEAALAFAEAMAGPGIVTSGPPREGKVELLAEADGLLTLDKERLVAFNLIEGVMCASRQANLVVEADKAVAGCRAIPLYLPRRVFSAAMHVLEAGPLFVVRPIRKAKVGVLVTGTEVFSGIIEDKFEPVVRAKVEALKGTVVAAEKVPDDRAAVAEGVGKLLAAGADLIVTTAGLSVDPDDVTRLGLDDAGLADAVHGMPVLPGAMALVGRIGDADVIGVPACALFHRTTSFDLLLPRVLAGLRPTRRDLAVMAEGAMCLSCRACTYPKCPFGK